Proteins from one Bacteroides mediterraneensis genomic window:
- a CDS encoding GH92 family glycosyl hydrolase — protein MKTHFTTLLKSLIYGAVAPFIVSCANGHTSENLLSYIDTRIGTAASTTHTAGMFGKHTEEYGQTLPAVLEPNGMNFWTPQTQDTELKCIAPYYYRDSLFQGFRNSHWIVGGCTQDYGSMTLTASFDTLRCLPEKRATRFSHEQETATPSYYAVTLPDEHLQAEMTGRSRSAIFRFSYQKEGKAYLIVNPNSDEGEGYIEIDTLQKRIYGYNPVHRIYQGWGEPAGYSGHFIIDYQKDPCDFGTFREDSLFPGQTKIGHEKNIGIYIGFHVKSHEQILVKAASSFTDRKGAEQNLQQEIPHWNFDQTRKELTAIWEKHLSAIKVETPDQEAKEKFYGAFYRASFLPRTFNDVDGRYPAFAQKDSILQLAQNETYYDDFSMWDTYRALHPLINLLYPTRGGQMMQSLVHKYEQGGWLPIFPCWNSYTAAMIGDHCIAAIGDAYVKGIRNFDIETAYKAMRQNAFESPVQEADYRNGMGRRALQSYLEYGYIPLEDSVPDAFHTKEQVSRTLEYAYDDFVLSQVAKLLQKEEDYKLLAARALNYRNVIDPATGYAQGRHADGTFLKEANAFQFAKFITEGAPCHYTWYAPQDPYGLMECMGGQPHYVEKLDSMFSAQRYWHGNEPCHQVAFMFNYAGEPWKTQQTVRHIMETEYLNAPGGLSGNDDAGQMSAWYIFASLGFYPVCPGSPYYALASPSFSKATLHLENGKTFTLQAEKASKENIYIQQVTLNGKPYTRNYITHKDIMEGGKMVFVMGNTPDKTWGSAPEDCPPSLIEKF, from the coding sequence ATGAAGACACATTTTACTACATTACTCAAATCCCTGATTTATGGAGCGGTTGCTCCATTCATTGTTTCGTGCGCTAACGGTCATACTTCCGAAAACTTGTTGTCGTACATTGACACAAGGATAGGTACTGCCGCCAGCACGACTCATACTGCCGGTATGTTTGGCAAGCACACCGAAGAATACGGACAAACCTTACCTGCCGTACTGGAACCCAACGGCATGAATTTCTGGACCCCACAGACACAAGACACTGAACTGAAATGCATCGCACCATATTATTATCGTGATTCCTTGTTTCAAGGATTCCGCAATTCTCATTGGATTGTGGGAGGATGCACCCAAGACTATGGCTCCATGACACTAACGGCTTCGTTCGACACTTTACGATGCCTGCCGGAAAAAAGAGCCACCCGATTCTCACACGAGCAGGAAACTGCTACTCCATCTTATTATGCTGTAACTTTGCCTGACGAACATCTTCAGGCTGAAATGACAGGCCGTTCACGGTCGGCCATTTTCCGTTTTTCCTACCAAAAGGAAGGAAAGGCTTATCTCATCGTCAATCCTAACAGTGACGAAGGAGAAGGATATATCGAAATTGATACCCTTCAGAAACGTATTTACGGCTACAATCCCGTACATCGCATTTATCAAGGCTGGGGAGAACCAGCCGGATACAGCGGACATTTTATTATAGACTACCAGAAAGATCCCTGCGACTTTGGAACTTTCCGGGAAGACAGTCTGTTCCCTGGACAGACCAAAATCGGTCATGAAAAAAATATCGGAATCTATATAGGCTTTCACGTAAAAAGCCATGAACAAATATTGGTCAAAGCGGCTTCTTCCTTCACCGATAGAAAAGGAGCCGAACAAAATCTGCAACAGGAAATTCCACACTGGAATTTCGACCAGACCCGAAAGGAGCTTACCGCAATCTGGGAGAAGCATCTCTCGGCCATCAAAGTGGAAACACCTGACCAGGAAGCCAAAGAGAAATTCTACGGAGCCTTCTATCGGGCTTCTTTCCTTCCCCGCACATTCAACGACGTGGATGGAAGATACCCGGCTTTTGCACAGAAAGATTCCATTCTCCAGCTGGCCCAAAACGAAACTTATTATGATGATTTCAGCATGTGGGATACCTACCGTGCCTTGCATCCGCTCATCAACCTATTATACCCCACGCGAGGAGGCCAGATGATGCAGTCGCTCGTCCACAAATACGAGCAGGGTGGCTGGTTGCCCATCTTCCCGTGCTGGAACAGCTATACGGCAGCCATGATTGGCGACCATTGCATAGCAGCCATAGGGGATGCCTACGTGAAAGGTATCCGCAACTTTGACATCGAAACGGCCTATAAGGCCATGCGGCAGAATGCTTTTGAATCGCCCGTCCAGGAAGCAGACTACCGGAACGGGATGGGACGCCGGGCCTTACAGTCATACCTGGAATACGGCTACATCCCACTGGAGGACAGTGTACCCGATGCCTTCCACACCAAAGAGCAGGTGTCGCGTACCTTGGAATATGCCTACGATGATTTTGTTCTTTCCCAAGTAGCCAAACTGCTTCAGAAAGAAGAAGATTACAAATTATTGGCTGCCCGTGCCCTGAACTACCGTAACGTCATCGACCCTGCTACAGGATATGCACAGGGACGGCATGCCGACGGCACTTTCCTGAAAGAGGCAAACGCCTTCCAGTTTGCCAAGTTCATCACCGAAGGGGCACCCTGCCATTATACCTGGTACGCGCCACAGGACCCGTATGGACTCATGGAATGTATGGGCGGACAACCGCATTATGTGGAGAAACTGGACTCCATGTTCAGCGCACAAAGATACTGGCACGGCAACGAACCTTGCCATCAGGTAGCTTTCATGTTTAACTATGCAGGCGAACCATGGAAGACCCAGCAGACCGTACGTCACATCATGGAAACGGAATACCTGAATGCCCCCGGAGGCTTGTCGGGCAACGACGATGCGGGACAAATGTCGGCCTGGTATATTTTTGCCTCTTTAGGTTTCTATCCGGTTTGCCCGGGCTCCCCCTATTATGCGCTGGCCAGTCCGTCTTTCTCCAAGGCGACGCTGCACTTGGAAAACGGCAAGACTTTTACCCTACAAGCTGAAAAGGCCTCCAAGGAGAACATTTACATACAACAAGTAACCTTGAACGGAAAGCCTTATACCCGAAACTACATTACGCATAAAGATATTATGGAAGGAGGCAAGATGGTATTTGTCATGGGAAATACGCCCGATAAGACATGGGGAAGTGCTCCGGAAGACTGTCCCCCTTCACTGATTGAAAAATTCTGA
- a CDS encoding TonB-dependent receptor gives MCKVQLKNARLRPFVLFMALFLMNVSWAFAQLTVTGRVQSKSGEPLIGVNVIEKGTTNGTVTDLDGNYSLRVEKGKTLVFSYIGFVAQENVVKGARMNVTLLEDTETLDEVVVIGYGSMQRKDVTSSITSVKAEDLNVGVVTSPAQMLQGKVPGLTVANTSDPNGSASISLRGASSLRAGEAMEPYYVIDGVPGASLSLIAPDDIESIDVLRDASATAIYGSKAANGVIIVTTKKGKKDGHTSVSYSGYVAWDKTMNTLDMMSADQLLDFASKNNIDLSPYYDVNNPANTNWQDEVLRTGFSHNHNVSINGGNEKTSYSASINFMDRQGVVRGTSMDRLNARSFVQTKALNDRLELAFSVNASVRNSSTGPTGGQGQSVLDAMYYYSPLVPVRNADGSWYGNTQISQNFNPVRMISEDRYDTKEKLLQGTAQATLHILDGLDWNLNLSYQNQQYIYSNYNSSKTELPSVASRNGQADRSTLENTRKQMETYLNWNHTFADAHKVGVMLGYSWEQADNSDGFGLKVYNFYNDDLTYHNLGVANNISINDVISNNLSTLRMISFYGRVNYSFNSKYLLQATVRRDGSSAFGVNNRWGTFPSVSAAWRITEEEFMKSQSVFDDLKLRVGYGVSGNSLGFDAFYSRPIYGSTGWFTYVDANGTSSQYRILGATRNSNPDLKWETTGMFNIGVDFGFLNNRLTGTIEYYDKRTSDLIFDYAVSTNRYPYGWMTANVGDISNKGVEITINAVPVKTHNFTWSTTLNLSHNKNVVEKLSNDTYSVEYSDRANPDVGGYTSTQVQRIMEGAPLGQFYLYEWAGYDENGGSIFNDYDADGNLIGTTDAPADEDRRPHGSAQPKLTYGWNNDFTWKNWTLTAFFQGVAGNKIFNATRCYYNNVSLVSNGKNVLAEVAEGQNAHDSRAQAPSDRYLENGSYLRLSTLTLGYNFGKLGNWVNNLRLYATCNNVFTITGYKGVDPEISLGGLEPGMDWRNTTYPRTRTFMVGVNVNF, from the coding sequence ATGTGTAAAGTACAATTGAAAAATGCAAGACTAAGGCCATTCGTTTTATTTATGGCTCTTTTTCTGATGAATGTCTCATGGGCATTCGCGCAACTCACAGTTACAGGACGTGTACAGAGCAAATCAGGCGAACCACTGATTGGCGTAAACGTCATTGAAAAAGGTACCACCAACGGTACGGTTACCGACTTGGATGGTAATTACTCTCTTCGAGTAGAGAAGGGTAAAACACTTGTATTCTCTTATATTGGTTTCGTGGCACAAGAAAATGTGGTGAAAGGTGCCAGAATGAACGTAACTCTTCTGGAAGATACGGAAACCTTGGATGAAGTGGTAGTCATCGGTTACGGTAGCATGCAGCGCAAGGATGTGACCAGCTCCATCACTTCCGTCAAGGCGGAAGACCTGAACGTGGGTGTCGTAACCAGCCCTGCACAGATGCTGCAAGGTAAAGTTCCGGGACTGACAGTGGCCAACACCAGTGACCCGAACGGTTCGGCTTCCATCTCTTTGCGTGGTGCTTCCTCACTGCGTGCAGGTGAAGCCATGGAGCCGTACTATGTAATCGACGGTGTGCCCGGTGCCAGCCTGTCACTCATCGCCCCGGATGACATCGAAAGCATCGATGTGCTCCGCGATGCCTCTGCCACCGCCATCTACGGTTCGAAGGCTGCCAACGGTGTAATCATCGTGACAACCAAGAAAGGAAAGAAGGACGGACATACCAGCGTAAGCTACAGCGGCTACGTGGCATGGGACAAGACGATGAACACTCTCGACATGATGTCGGCAGACCAGCTGCTGGACTTTGCAAGCAAGAACAACATCGACCTGTCTCCGTATTATGACGTCAACAACCCGGCCAATACCAACTGGCAGGACGAGGTGCTCCGCACCGGTTTCAGCCACAACCACAACGTATCCATCAACGGAGGTAACGAGAAGACCAGCTACAGCGCCTCCATCAACTTCATGGACCGTCAGGGTGTGGTACGCGGCACCAGCATGGACCGTCTCAACGCCCGTTCTTTCGTACAGACAAAGGCTCTGAACGACCGCCTGGAACTGGCCTTCAGCGTCAATGCCAGCGTACGTAACAGCTCTACAGGTCCTACCGGCGGACAAGGCCAGAGCGTATTGGATGCCATGTACTACTACAGCCCGCTGGTTCCCGTGAGAAACGCGGACGGTTCCTGGTACGGCAACACACAGATTTCACAGAACTTCAACCCGGTCCGCATGATCAGCGAAGACCGTTATGACACGAAAGAGAAGCTGCTGCAGGGAACGGCACAGGCCACACTCCACATCCTCGACGGTCTGGACTGGAACCTGAACCTGTCTTACCAGAACCAGCAGTACATCTACAGCAACTACAACAGCAGCAAGACTGAATTGCCGAGCGTGGCTTCACGTAACGGACAGGCCGACCGCAGCACACTGGAAAACACCCGCAAGCAGATGGAGACCTATCTGAACTGGAATCATACCTTTGCCGATGCGCACAAGGTGGGCGTCATGCTGGGTTACTCCTGGGAACAGGCCGACAACAGCGACGGTTTCGGCTTGAAGGTGTACAACTTCTACAACGATGACCTGACTTATCACAATCTGGGCGTGGCCAACAACATCTCCATCAACGATGTGATCAGCAACAACCTGTCCACCCTGCGTATGATTTCCTTCTACGGACGTGTCAACTACAGTTTCAACAGCAAATACCTGTTGCAGGCCACTGTACGTCGTGACGGTTCTTCCGCATTCGGTGTCAACAACCGCTGGGGTACCTTCCCCTCTGTATCTGCCGCATGGCGTATCACGGAAGAGGAGTTCATGAAGAGCCAGAGCGTGTTCGACGACTTGAAGCTGCGTGTCGGCTACGGTGTCAGCGGTAACTCACTGGGATTCGATGCCTTCTATTCACGTCCTATCTACGGTTCTACCGGCTGGTTCACTTACGTGGATGCCAACGGTACTTCCTCACAATACCGTATCCTGGGTGCTACCCGTAACTCAAACCCGGATTTGAAATGGGAAACCACCGGCATGTTCAACATCGGTGTGGACTTCGGCTTCCTGAACAACCGGCTGACCGGTACCATCGAATATTATGACAAGCGTACCAGCGACCTGATTTTTGACTATGCGGTTTCCACCAACCGTTATCCTTACGGATGGATGACTGCCAACGTAGGTGACATCAGCAACAAAGGTGTGGAAATCACCATCAACGCCGTTCCGGTGAAGACACACAACTTCACATGGAGCACCACGCTTAACCTGTCTCACAACAAGAACGTGGTAGAGAAACTTTCAAACGACACATATTCTGTAGAATACAGCGACCGTGCCAATCCGGATGTAGGTGGTTACACCAGCACACAGGTACAGCGTATCATGGAAGGTGCCCCGCTCGGACAGTTCTACCTGTACGAATGGGCCGGCTACGATGAAAACGGAGGCTCCATCTTCAACGACTACGATGCCGACGGCAACCTGATCGGTACTACAGACGCTCCGGCAGACGAAGACCGCCGTCCTCACGGATCAGCACAGCCGAAACTGACTTACGGATGGAACAACGACTTCACATGGAAGAACTGGACGCTGACCGCCTTCTTCCAGGGTGTGGCCGGTAACAAGATCTTCAACGCCACCCGCTGCTACTACAACAACGTGAGCCTGGTAAGCAACGGTAAGAACGTGCTGGCAGAAGTGGCTGAAGGACAGAACGCACACGACTCACGTGCACAGGCTCCGTCTGACCGCTACCTGGAAAACGGTTCCTACCTCCGTCTGTCTACCTTGACCTTAGGCTATAACTTCGGCAAACTGGGCAACTGGGTCAACAACCTGCGCCTGTATGCCACTTGCAACAACGTATTCACCATCACCGGTTATAAAGGTGTAGACCCTGAAATCAGTCTGGGCGGCCTGGAACCGGGTATGGACTGGCGTAATACCACTTACCCGCGTACACGTACCTTCATGGTGGGCGTAAACGTGAATTTCTAA
- a CDS encoding RagB/SusD family nutrient uptake outer membrane protein: MKTRNILTGAFLALTAFGCTDLDVNIESQYTEMPNSEIAIEAQMSNAFYGFRNAIGRRFDEGVSCNSDEYTAVSFDGDYLNGRDMANFSLHMIDPTNSKNQLNVFDELQSAITNCNRVLFDLKDAGVATDEDLAPVRAVRAFYTFMIMDHWGDTPIIDHLLADDEKIDRSPRADVAKWIESELLAVRDNCYENVDASTYGKPTRWMVDALLAKLYINWNVYTKDVTSSSWNANDKNEKLNECIKACDRVIASGHFDLSDDYKTKFMYTNGSQIKDFIYAMPYDAETVQGMTFARFRTWRRGQNSNGFYSIEMSNSVGGNMALTPEFVELFCLPGDRRNDVIAGSTGENIGLPSFDVYQYDNATGDPTNIRNTYGGENVTFTKAITLKEDLTANPPVVPNADLNCGADLKGWTQGYRSIKFFPDINDYNNFSRNQDNDVPIFRYADIILMKCEAIVRGGTATNGDTPMSLFNQIRAYVNAPLLDHDPSLQEILDERGREFLDEHWRRNDLIRFGKFEEPWGFKDQFNPNARNPQYRLWPLSIDALNNNTNWKQNPGY; this comes from the coding sequence ATGAAAACAAGAAATATATTGACTGGTGCCTTCCTGGCACTTACCGCATTCGGTTGTACCGATCTGGACGTTAATATTGAATCCCAATACACCGAGATGCCCAATTCGGAAATCGCCATAGAGGCCCAGATGAGCAACGCTTTCTATGGATTCCGCAACGCCATCGGCCGCCGTTTCGACGAGGGCGTGTCCTGCAACTCGGATGAGTATACAGCCGTCAGCTTCGACGGTGACTACCTGAACGGCCGTGATATGGCAAACTTCTCACTGCACATGATCGACCCGACCAACTCAAAGAACCAGCTGAACGTGTTCGATGAGCTGCAGAGTGCCATCACCAACTGTAACCGTGTCCTGTTCGACCTGAAAGATGCCGGAGTTGCAACTGATGAGGATTTGGCACCAGTACGTGCTGTACGAGCTTTCTATACATTCATGATTATGGACCACTGGGGTGATACTCCTATCATCGACCACCTGCTGGCCGACGACGAAAAGATTGACCGTTCCCCGCGTGCCGACGTGGCCAAGTGGATTGAATCGGAACTGCTTGCCGTACGCGACAACTGCTACGAGAACGTGGATGCCTCCACTTATGGCAAGCCGACCCGCTGGATGGTGGATGCCCTGCTGGCCAAGCTGTACATCAACTGGAACGTCTATACCAAGGACGTGACCAGTTCAAGCTGGAACGCCAATGACAAGAATGAGAAACTGAATGAGTGTATTAAAGCCTGCGACCGTGTCATCGCTTCCGGCCATTTTGACCTGAGCGACGACTACAAGACCAAGTTCATGTATACCAACGGCTCACAGATCAAGGACTTCATCTACGCCATGCCGTATGATGCCGAAACAGTGCAGGGCATGACCTTCGCCCGTTTCCGTACATGGCGCCGCGGTCAGAACAGCAACGGTTTCTACAGTATCGAGATGAGCAACTCCGTGGGTGGCAACATGGCACTGACTCCGGAATTCGTCGAACTCTTCTGCCTGCCGGGCGACCGTCGTAACGACGTGATTGCCGGTAGTACCGGTGAGAACATCGGCCTGCCTTCCTTCGACGTGTACCAGTATGACAATGCCACCGGTGACCCGACCAACATCCGCAACACGTATGGCGGTGAGAACGTGACTTTCACCAAGGCCATCACCTTGAAGGAAGACCTGACAGCCAATCCTCCCGTCGTGCCTAACGCCGACCTGAACTGCGGTGCGGACCTGAAGGGCTGGACACAGGGCTACCGTTCCATCAAGTTCTTCCCGGACATCAACGACTATAACAACTTCAGCCGTAACCAGGATAATGACGTGCCCATCTTCCGTTATGCCGATATCATCCTGATGAAGTGTGAGGCCATCGTACGTGGTGGAACAGCTACCAACGGGGATACTCCGATGAGCCTGTTCAACCAGATCCGTGCGTACGTGAACGCTCCGCTGCTGGACCACGACCCGAGCCTGCAGGAAATCCTGGATGAACGTGGACGTGAATTCCTCGACGAGCACTGGCGTCGTAACGACCTGATTCGTTTCGGAAAATTTGAAGAGCCTTGGGGCTTCAAGGATCAGTTTAACCCGAATGCAAGGAATCCTCAATACCGCTTGTGGCCGTTGAGCATCGATGCGTTGAACAACAATACCAACTGGAAACAGAACCCGGGTTATTGA
- a CDS encoding acyltransferase family protein, with translation MKRLLSLDVLRGITVCGMILVNNAGGSVSYAPLRHSVWNGLTPCDLVFPFFLFMVGISTYISLRKFDFRPSHEVVKKIFRRTFLIILIGLGIEWFGYACKGEFFPIDTLRIPGVLQRIGLCYGIVSLMVIYIRHKYLPWIAGGLLVVYSILLLVGNGYACDDTNILAVVDRDIFGEAHLYKKSPVDPEGLMATLSAVAHTLIGFLCGKLLLEKIPVSQRVVKLITVAVMMLAAGYILSIWMPLNKRVWSTSFVFVTCGWGSLLLALLMYVIDVKEVNKGWTFFLVFGMNPLFLYVLSEVVAIAFSEWGIRKVIYQSILVVFTDPYFASLIYALLFCSLMCITGYILHRKKIYIKI, from the coding sequence ATGAAACGACTCTTGTCACTCGATGTATTACGCGGCATTACGGTATGCGGCATGATTCTGGTAAACAATGCCGGAGGCTCCGTTTCGTATGCCCCGTTGCGCCACTCCGTATGGAACGGCCTGACTCCGTGTGACCTGGTCTTCCCGTTCTTCCTGTTCATGGTAGGTATTTCCACTTACATTTCTCTTCGGAAATTCGACTTCAGGCCCTCGCACGAAGTCGTCAAAAAGATTTTCCGGCGGACTTTCCTCATCATTCTCATCGGACTCGGCATCGAATGGTTCGGCTATGCCTGCAAAGGAGAATTTTTCCCGATAGACACACTTCGCATCCCCGGTGTACTGCAACGTATCGGTTTGTGCTACGGAATTGTATCACTGATGGTCATCTACATCCGCCACAAATATCTCCCTTGGATTGCGGGTGGTTTGTTGGTAGTTTATTCCATTCTCCTGCTGGTGGGAAACGGCTATGCCTGCGATGACACCAACATTCTGGCCGTTGTCGACAGAGACATTTTCGGAGAGGCCCATCTTTATAAGAAGAGTCCGGTCGATCCGGAAGGACTGATGGCCACCCTGTCCGCAGTAGCCCACACCCTCATCGGCTTTTTGTGCGGCAAGCTGTTATTGGAAAAGATTCCCGTAAGCCAACGGGTTGTCAAACTCATCACAGTGGCAGTGATGATGCTGGCAGCCGGTTATATCCTTTCCATCTGGATGCCTCTCAACAAACGGGTCTGGTCTACGAGTTTCGTCTTCGTAACCTGTGGATGGGGTTCCTTGCTGCTTGCCTTGCTCATGTATGTAATCGACGTAAAGGAAGTGAACAAAGGCTGGACTTTCTTCCTGGTTTTCGGCATGAATCCGCTCTTTCTCTACGTGCTTAGTGAAGTGGTAGCCATCGCCTTTTCCGAATGGGGTATCCGAAAAGTAATTTATCAGAGCATTCTGGTCGTATTTACGGATCCATATTTTGCCTCTCTCATCTATGCGTTGCTTTTCTGCTCCCTCATGTGTATCACGGGCTACATCCTACATCGGAAAAAAATATATATCAAGATATGA